A stretch of DNA from Carassius carassius chromosome 22, fCarCar2.1, whole genome shotgun sequence:
ttaaaaggaaattaagcagatAACACAATTAAACACTctaaaacaaaaactatggaTACAATcagatattaatataaaatgtaattcaaaacattagtaaacactgtaacagtAATCTCTAATTCATGAGTTCAGAGGAGGATTATGGGATTGTGTGCTGGGCTTACTCTGGCACTTCTGATCTTACACAGCAGTTTGTTACAGTTTTCCATCACAGAGCAAAAGAAACTCTGAGTAACTGCATCAACACAACTGGAAAGCCTTACGGAATCTCACATAATCGcattcaaatatttgtaaaatgatgAAATACTTACACTGGGTGTCTCCTGTTAAACAAGTCATCATGCAATACGAATGTAACTAAACCACAAGGAAAACATGAGCGAAGAGAGTCAGACGATCTTAGAAACAGCATTTATCatcaataaaaaatgaaatataaaactattgCAACTGGAAGCAAAATTActctaaactatatatatatatatatatatatatatatatatatatatatatatatatatatatatatatatatatatatatatacacacacacacacagtactgtacaaaagtttatattaaaaaaaaaaaaagaagtcacatttgaagaatgttttcttgttttctcaATATTTCATTGAGTTTCATGGttaacaacatatatatatatatattttttttttgccatatgcaaaatgtatttgtttatagtTTCTACATAGTTCTACATATAGTTTCTACATTCAGTGACTTGTATTTGCGTTcctgtattataaatattttccaCACTTAAAACAAAGACACTTCAGACTGGTATAGCAGATGAACTGAAGAGTccctgaatcttttttttttttttttttgggtgggtttTGATGAATTTAGCCCTAAAGCCACAGTCTTAACCCGTTCTCCAGGCGGACTCGATATATATTCCGCCTCACAGTGGAAACGCGAGTCTGCTGAAGCAaacctcaaaaaaacaaaaaaaacaaaaaaacatcattaTGAGGTCACTTCCATTACGTCATGCGCATGTAATGTTAATCAGCGCGCGCTGTGATTGGTCGCGCGCTCGTGACGCTCCCGCGGGCGCACTATATGTACTTGGCGTCGGGAGCGCCCTAGAGCAGTGTGCACGCGAGGCGCGTTCCAGTCTGACAGCACCGCGTTCCCTTCAGGATGAAGTCTTGTGTTGTGCTCGCGTTCCTCCtgttctctctcttctgtctgaTGTACCAGGCGTCAGACGCGTGCTCGTGCGTGCCGTCTCATCCACAGGACGCGTACTGTCACTCCGACATCGgtaagaagtgtgtgtgtgtgtgtgtgatagcatGAGTTATTCATAATGCACACGTTTGATGACAGTGTTATGTAACGCGTTTTCGTGGCGTTGCAGCTGCACATGAACAGACGATCAAACAGAAGCAATCAGAAGTCAAGTGCGTCACTGCGCGCTTTCCCTCAAACGCGAGAAGCGAAAAGTTCGCTGGTACCCGAGCGAAGAAAGAGTTCGCGGTATCCATGGCAACAAACGCGCTAGAACGCCGGTATCGTTTTTCAAACTGTTCCTTTTCTTCTGTCAAACTGGAAAAATAAACGGGAGTTTTCTTCTACTCTAGATATTCCTAGTAACAAAGAGTTAATCAGATTGGTTAATGGTGTTTCTGAAGGGTTAAATGGAGCGGTAGCTGAATGATGGAGATGATGTGATGAGTTCAGGCATACACCTGAATCACAGAAGATGGTAGAAACCAGCAGAAAACCACTACGACTGAGTGCAGTGCTGCTCAAACCGCAGTCCGGGAGTCCATTAGCtgctaaaaaaagatttaaaatccaTTCACGCTAAATATAACGGTAATGATCGTTATATTTGCATCCACACCAACGAAGGATAAGGTTCTGTCTGTTCTAAAAACTCACTGCAGTTACATAGTCTACATACTTGAGTACACACTTCCGTTAATAGAGTTCCttccaagaacgataactataaatataactaTTACGATAACTATATAAGCATCCACACCGATGAACGATATAATTCATGATTTTGATTCTGGCTGTGAATGTTTTAATCGTGTAGCATTAAAAACTATTTCAGTTGTATCATTCTTCCAAGAACGATAATTATAAACAATAACTATTACGATAACTATATTCGCACTCACATCAATAGACGATAATTTTAAGTTTATTCTAAGTGTGCTGCAATTGCGTTTGGTCAACATAATTGTAGTGCGCACTTGATTCTGACCGACCCACGATGATTTTATCGCTCAACTGCTGGAATAAAAACGCTCGTTTCATTTCGTTATCGGTATAGTTGTACTGTTGACTTCACTATTCTCTTGAAGTTTTGACCCGTTTAAGTTAGAATGATAACTACAACGATAACtaattagcatccacaccaacagatgctaacattttgtttattataagtaataattaacatataataataataataatgaactgtGCACTAATGTTGTCAACATAATTGCAATGCGCACTTTAAAGTCAGTTGGATTCTGATTGGccgtcaatgtttttatcgtgtATCGTTGGAGGCGAGCGGAATCGTTCATTCCAAGAACGATAACTAAATCTGCATCCACATCAATTGACGATAATTTTTGTGTGCTGTAATTGCATTCCGTCAACATAATTGCAGTGCGCTCTTGATTCTAACTAACTGTGAATAATTTTATCGTTCATCTGGTGGAATAAAAAcctctgaaaatgattccatcgATTTTGTTTTGTGTCGTTATCGGTATAGTTGTACTGTGGACTTCACTATTCTCTTGAAGTTTTGACCCGTTCGAGGTAGAACGATAACTACAATGATAACTAATTAGCATCAACACCAACGGATGCTAACATtgtgtttattataataaataataaacataaataatacaaaagtgCGCACTACAATTACGATCGGTCAACATTACAGTGCGCACTTTAAAGCAAGATGGATACGATAACTATAATAGCGAACAATAACATTGTGTTTATTATAAGCACGCCGTTTTGTTTTCCGAAATACTGGAACTTTAAATTctgtattctgattggctgtcattgTTTTTACCATTCTCTAACTAGAAAAAATGCTCTGAAAGTGATTCCCACAagcaataaatataatgataataatattagcGAATGATAACGTTCTTTTTATTAAAAGCGcgcaaattaatttttttctctgcCGCTTTAAATGGTTGAGCTCTTTAAAGCAGGATGGCTATTAATGTTTTAACTCTTTCCAACTCCTTTATTAAAATGTGGACGTGGCTATTCTTACAGAATTATAACGAGTTATCGTCCAATTATGAATGagttttcagaacgatttttaaaatgttatagttaACATTCTTTATGCAAACAACTaatgaaaacaaaatcaaaaaaccTTCGTCAACCTGAAATTATTTTACCGAAATCGTTAGACGCATTCCTGGTCGAATTCTCGTTTTATAATCATTTCCAGTCGCCGTCATTAACCACCTGTCAATCATCTCGTGTTGATGTTAGTGTGTCATCCCTGAGCGAATGCATTTAACGCCTGTCACGCCGGGTTTCCTCATCGTGACACCCACAGAATCCCGTTTCATGAGCGTGGAAACCCGAGCCCGAGCGTCTGGTTAAGAGGCCAAGTATGACTTGCATACTGATGATGTGTTTGTGGATAAACTAGATATTGAGATGTCCCATAAAATGTGACTTTGGCTCTGTGCTGGTGGTATCCATGCTGTATGAATGGCAAAGACTGCAGCTATTGTGAGCGTGTCTGAATCGCTGGCCGCTCGCCAGACTTCCTCCAGAAGTACTTTGCTTTCCGCTGTAGAACATACGCTTCACATCCAGTCAGGGTTTCTACATTGTGCTCCATTAATGATGCACAgaaatgtgtatgtatttatttttatatcattttagatttatgtattttttacgtaaactgaaattaaagctttcatttagccaaaaactaattaaattaaattgatttaataaccaaaaaaataaaatctgctgCCACTTcagtttgttgttgaaatatataaacatttaaatggaagCTGTGATAAAAATCTGGTTAAGTAATATGTAAtagagtgcatatatatataaaaaaaaacaattatttttatttttttaccaaaatgaaaataaaattttatttaagccAAAAACTAAAACGGAAAATTATGCttatttaataatcaattaattaaatcacacatttatttaataattaacattCAGTGTATGcaaacaattaaattatttttatactttttcatGATATGATTATGTTTGCATTTCAATTAATTgttgaaatataaacaaaattaaatccGAAATGAAAGTTTTCATTCAGCCAAAAACTGAAACCGAAAATGATgcttatttaataatcaacactaaaataaaactgaGTGTAAGCAGCGCGTGAGGCTTTTTAAATCGAGTTTTCATgccagatttattcaaacatcCTTTCAATAATAAAGAGCGTTAACACTAGCAGGTTAAGTGTAATGTAATAGCAGCTCAGATCCTGCATGTAGCTCCAGCTGGCAGCGCTTTGAAGGAAACTGAAGCGCTTGATTGACTCTGGAGCACCGCACTAAAGGCCTTTCGAGCTCTAGATTAGTGTTTTGCTCTACACTTTGGCCTCTGGAGGATAATATCTCGCCAGCAGAGGTCTGGTTCCCATCTGAGCACAAACTTGTTAGCATGTTAAAGAACTGCTTGTAAACCTCTCCCCAAATACTGGACTCGGTCGTTCTGTTGAATTGTGTTTGTTTCTGGAGCTGACTGATCGTAGGCCTCGTTGATCCGAACGAGTGAAAAAGATATTATTTGTGGATCGTTTCGCCAGGGATCAATTTCTGAgtcaaataaaatatgtggatcaTTTTGTATTACAGTATTTGTTGATGATTtcgtcaaaaaaataaaaagcattattttgaattattatggACATTTTTGTCGATAATTATGGTAAAATAGAtggtttttgagtgaaaaaaaaatcaatatcctGGATTATTTTGACAATATTTGTGGCTATTTTTGGTAAATTTAAaatttttcactgaaaaaaaaaaatcattctttttctgataattttatgtaatttatgtagATAATTTTGCCAATATTCAGtttttgattaaaacatttttttggtaaaatatttaaaacaatttagttaaaaaatcatatttttttctgataattttggcaatatttgtgaataattttgccaatattcagtttttgagtgaaaaaagaTTATTTGTAGATGATTTtagcaaaatatttatatatttttagtgaaaaaaatgcattttctgatCATTCTGGCAAAATATTTAgggtttatttttttgtgaaaaaacatTGTGGATGattttagcaaaatattttttttttttgtgaaaaaattgcattattttctGATAATTTAGGCAAAATATTTAgggttttttttgtgaaaaaacattatttgtgtaTAATTTTGGCAATAGAACCAAATTATGGAGCAGTTTGTCAATATTCACTCAGAAACTTAGATACACAAATATAAACCCGCTGCTTTACGAGAATGATTAAATCCAAGAGTTTGTTAATAATCGAGCTTCAGTAATTGTATGCATGCTGGTCATGTTTGATCGACCTGTAACCAGGTGGGAAATGATCAGAAGTGTGAAAACATTCACTAGCTTCTTCAGCAAACAGAAATGAGAGCGAGATCGGTGGTTCCTGACCCATTTCTCTCTCACTGCGTCCTGAAGTGTAAGTGTGAATATAGATGAATATAGAGCAGTTATTAGGGCTTTATCTGAGGttcacagtacagtacagtacagagtACAGTAGCTCTCGCACAATTGTGTTTCATAGACGTTCAGagttcagccaatcagagcgcagCTCCACACGCTCACACTGGAGTTCAGTGATGTGACCTTTGAACCGCATTCCAGCGGTGTTTCTCTGTCTGGTGTGTGTTCGGCCGGATCGGGTCACCGATGGGAAGCGCTGCAGGGGATTCTGGGAAAGATTCTGCTCGTATTGACACGACCTCATTCTGCTGCGTCTCTGAGGAAGCGAACTAGATCCTCACGACACGAGCATCTGTCAGAAacacacacttcacacacacTTACTGCCAAATAATGGAATGGaatgtatataaaattaaatattttattatatattattttatatatactttttactcATCATTTCTAAccattacataatttattttaaactgaaacACTACTAtagctaaaatttaaatgaaaaataagaacACCTATTAaaagatatttaatattttataataaaaaaaagaatatatatatatatatatatatatatatatatatatatatcagtttattaaataaagtttatatatttaaattaatttttttttttttaatttatagaaaaataatatattttaagtgaactttaaattaattttaaatattatttttatttcagctactcATCATTTCTAACcatactgtaatttatttattttaaactgaaacactaataaagctaaaactaaaataaacaataagaactataaagacacattaaaaatatatttaatattttatacaatatatatatatattttaaaaaattattaaataaagtttatatatttaaattcagaaaatacatttaaaatagatgaaacattatatatttaaaaatattatatattatatattataactttttttttttaattttaaatattaaattgtttttatttttcactactcataatgtcatttatttattttacaatgaaaCACTAACATAGCTAAAATTTAGTAAAGACATTAaaagatatttaatattttatacaaaatatatatatatatataaaacttgatAAATAAAGGTTATATAATAAAATtcagaaaatacattaaaaatatatgggaaatttaatatttaaaaatattatataaaaaaataaatgtattttaaatctgATATTATATCTTTTAAATGGGCAGTGTGCTGTCACAGATAGATGTTGTGTGATGCGCTTCTCTCGTCTCGATGCGCTCTACGACTGTGTTCTCTGTGCAGCCCCAGTTTTGATGCTCCCATGATGCCTtgctgcggtgtgtgtgtgtgtgctcttgatGACCCagcgggtgtgtttgtgtgtgtgtgtgtgtgtgtgtgtttgcagtgatcAGAGCTAAAATCGTGGGGAAGAAGCTGCTGAACGACGATCCGTTTGGCACTCTGCGCTACACGGTCAAACAGATGAAGGTgagagcatcacacacacaccagatcacgttaacacacacacacacacacacacacagatcccttgattcctcagtgtgtgtgtgtctgcagatgTACAAGGGCTTCGAGAAGATGCAGCACGTGCAGTACGTTTACACACACAACTTCGAGAGCATGTGTGGAGTCAAGTTTGACATCAACAAATACCAATACCTGATCAcaggtgagagacacacacacacacacactctcacacacacacagacacagacacgcgcacacacactctcacacacacacactaacgaTGCTATATAGAGAGAGACAATTCACTGACGGACAGAAAATCATGATTTAAATTGACAAGATTTCTGTGTAAAGATACAGATGGAAGAAGTGTGAATTCTGTAACTATAACAATATAACTACgtaaaaatatatcaattaaattcaTTTCCATTTTACTTTTCCCCTAGGGGCAATTAACAGTCACGTACAgtaacaaactatatatatatatgcttttttattttatgatatatttaaattataaatattgtatatataaaatatattaaattgtataaaatatatattattatatacatttacataatacaaattattatatatgataatacataattattttatatattataaatgtatagatATAGATAATtaatatctttatttaaatatttaaatatactttatataaaatatatatgatgctttttaatgtatgatatattaaattgtataaaatatatattttattatatacatttacataataaaaaatactaattatattatataaaataatatataattatttcataaaatataaatttatagatATAGatgattaatatatttattaaaatatttactttatataaaatatattgtttttttttttttaattctgaaaatACAGTTGATGAaatagttaatattttaatattataaaaacataaaacaaaatatttaaaaaatgaataaaactcaaattaaaatattttctctctctctataatttttttttatttgttataatgaatatttgtttgatttcattatatTATCTTTGGAATAATTAGTAGTTTTCAGTCAATGCCAGTAGAGTCACAGTGTCTTTCCGTGGCTCATTAATGGCTGTGTATCCAGAAACACAGCGAAGCGTGACGAGATGTTGATGTTTATCTGTCATCATGTGAAGCGTGTGACACACACCTGTTCTGCTGGAGCTCATAATCCACAAACAGTTAAATATAGAGCCGCTTGAcctcacatgtgtgtgtgtgtgtgtgtgtgcaggccgGGTTCACGACGGGAAGCTGTACACGGGGCTGTGTAACTTTAACGAGCGATGGGAGCGTCTGTCTCTGGCGCAGAAGAAGGGCATGAACCACCGCTATCAGCTGGGCTGTGACTGCAGGGTGAGTGCTATTCTCATCGTCTGACGTCCCATAATCCCCGGCGGCACACACACGCCTCGTCTGAAGAGAGAAACCAGATGTTTGGCAGCCAGTCTGGACTCAGATCTGAGCGCCGATGTGCTGAGGGATCATGGGTAATGGGCACGCGCTCGTTAGACTCGTTATCACTGGCTCATTAACACACACAGAACTGATGAGAAAAAACACCAGGTTTATGAGCTGAAGAAGTAGATGtgctttttgattattaaaatgtattttaaccattaaaatggGGGGGggtgtattttataaaaaaatatattgtttgcaTTAGTATATTCAGTTTGATTAattataaatgcttttttattaatatgttaacaaaaacaaaaaagaaaccaaGCAAAacgttttaatgaaaaaaaaggaaacacaCCCCAAAAAaggaattttttgtttttaaactgtgTACGTTTCATAACTGCAATTAATTAGACATGGTTTTTGttcgaaaaatatatatttgtgataaacgtttaataaattgatgttaaaTCGTGCAAATTtcatgatttaaataaattagacgTGCGCTTCAATTACTAAAATTCTATTTACCCTTTAAAaccaaaaattattacaatttatataaacCTATAAAACGAAGTCgagaaaaatgtaaacaaacaaaaaaaaattatatggaaaaaaaatgtattttgggaAAAAATTTAATGGATTTGATAAggcactaaaaataaatatttttgataaactTAATAAATTGTGCAAGTTTCAAGATTTAGATCAATTAGACGTGTGTTTCGATTACTCaattttaatttaactattaaagccaaattttgaaaaaaataaataaataaaaattaaccatTAAAATTAAGCcaagaaaaatgtaaacaaaaaaaaaattttaatggaAAATTTTTAATTTGGGGAAAAAATACAATGGACAAAGGCccctacatatatatttaataaacttttaataaatttattaaattgtaCAAGTTTCAAGATTTAAACTTGCGAttactaaattttttatttgaccattaaaaccaaaaaaaaaaacaggacttgataaaaaataaagctgCTTTACCATGCAGATGTTCATTTAGCAATGAAAAATCACCATTAAATACATACAACACGATTTCCAAATAAAAAGCCCTGCATCTCTGAG
This window harbors:
- the LOC132098605 gene encoding metalloproteinase inhibitor 3-like, with protein sequence MKSCVVLAFLLFSLFCLMYQASDACSCVPSHPQDAYCHSDIVIRAKIVGKKLLNDDPFGTLRYTVKQMKMYKGFEKMQHVQYVYTHNFESMCGVKFDINKYQYLITGRVHDGKLYTGLCNFNERWERLSLAQKKGMNHRYQLGCDCRIKPCYTVPCFITSKNECLWTDMLSPHFSYPGHQWRHYACVQQKEGYCSWYRGTSARDKLLINTTDP